Below is a genomic region from Rhinatrema bivittatum chromosome 8, aRhiBiv1.1, whole genome shotgun sequence.
TATTTTCTTACTTGTTCTGTTCCTTTTGAGGTTTGTGAGCAAGACAGTTTAAGTCGCGAGGTTTCTCTTCCcctggttggggaggggggtgtaggTGATTTATTCTACTATTTAAGAGTTTTGCTTTGATACAttgaaatactgacagactgtaggtggcacctttagggtatagggcagagtcagttaaaacttctctatctccatctgctggtggggaggcaaaactcaggagtctggactgatccatggtactacaggaacaaaaattagcaggtaagaaccaattttcctttctctctggTTATGTCAGCTATTTTGGGAGAAGAAACTGAGTGGCCTGAACGCCTTTGACATTGCAGAAGAGCTTGTGAAAACCATGGACCTCCCCAAGGGCTTGCAAGGTAATGGTGAGGAAAATATTTCCTGGTTGGGCATTCCTTTAAAAACATATTCTCTCCCTTCTGATAGAAGCACATAGATCACCTGGTTGAAAGAAAGGGTTCTTAGCTGTAGCACCCAGGATTGCAAACAGATTTAATTTTCAGAGTAAAGACACATGCAAATTAATCTGTTTTTTGGACTATGCATGTGCAGATATGCTAAATATTCACTGTAGATGTCCTGAGAGCCAAACCAACCTATCCATGACCCCTCAAGGGCCAGAGTTGAGAAGCTCCAGCACAAAGATCCACATTGTTCTTTATTGTGCAGTTacttattgttttaattttctatatatttttccaAGGATATAGCACCAAAAAATAAATTCATAACTAAAATTAACCAGGTGCTAATAAAGATATCCCCATTTGTTGGAACAGTAGTTTTACAAGAACCGAataaggtgagagagagaattcaGAGCAAATATGCCCGCAGCATGTCTGTTTTGTTTGTGGCCAGTCTCGTCATGCTGCACTGGTAACCTAGAAGTGTTAAGTgtcatatttaattatttaaaatgtcCTTGAATAgtagagggagcaatttatgaattttgtttaaaaagtaAACAGGAGAACTTGGGGCAAGGAGTATATGAGGCCAGAAGTAGGTTTTCAGATTTGAGGGCTTGATGACATTTCATTCTGTTGAAAATGATTAGTTGGATGAGGTAGTATTATTTTGCTCAGATAGAAGAACCAGCAGTGGTAATGTTTGACTTCTTTCGCATGAACTTCTCAAGGTTAAGTCAAAATGTCTGAGCTGTAATTGTAGTGTGTAATTGGGTGGGTCATTCTGAGGTCACTTGAAAGATGGCATGTCCATTATAGAAAGAAACCTTTTTCAGTTGCGTGTGCTGTTTAGCAAGTTCTCATTGGTAATTTAATAGCTAATGACGATACTGAAGTGTGTGAGTAAAATTTGCAGGTGTTGGGCCAGGTTGCACAGACGAGACCCTTCTCTCAGCTATTGCCAGTGCATTGCATACCAGCACTATGCCAATCACGGGACAGCTTTCTGCTGCTGTGGAGAAGAACCCTGGCGTTTGGCTAAATACCTCTCAGCCGCTTTGTAAAGCGTTTATGGTGACAGATGAAGACATTAGGTAAGACAGAGCCCCAGCGAATGCAATAGGTGGatgcttggttcctgttcctaTCTACGTGTTAGTGCCAGTTTGGGATGGGGTTTGTTAGTGGTGTAGGCACATGGTCACTGGATGTTGGAGAGACCACCAGCTTGTTTCTCTTAAACCATTTCAAGTGTCTGCTGACCTTGGCTAGATCTGAACCAGCACCCTAGAAGACAGAGGTTGTGTAATTTTGTGTCAGTACCCTGGAGTTGCCATTCCCTATCATTAACTCACTCTGGGCTGGAAGAGTAGGGTAAGTAATCAGGTTTAACTAaaatttttctcctttctcttattTTTGTCTTGTTAGTCTTAACctttaaacataaataaatgctTAATTTGCACATTTAATTCTAATTTTTAATCTTAAATTCTATCAAGCCTTTGACATATTTTAATCTGTTAATTTTGTGGTGATATTCAGTGCTTCATTATTGGGAGGACTGATTAGCTCTTGAGCCAATTTTTGTTCCTGCTGAGTTTATGAAAGATGAGCCCTGAACTTGTAAGGGTCCCTGGTATTATTCCCCAGGAAACAGGAGGAGCTGGTGCAGCAGGTACGAAAGAGGCTGGAGGAGGCACTGATGGCTGACATGTTGGCGCATGTAGAAGAAATTGCAAAGGACAGTGAGCCCACGAtagagaaggaaggggaggatgaggaagatgaagaggacAGAGAACAAGATATGGATGGTGTATAGTCCAGGTAATACTGTCATGAATATACTACAATGCCATGTAAAACTCTTCACATCCTTGATCTTTTTCACATTatgctgtctaaaaaatacaaattaaaatatattaaagtaAGTTTGTTTTACTAATCTACCCAATATAAtctacactttcatcatgaaagaaggattataaaaatattcaaaaagtaattaataaaaaaaaaaaaggtcttgattgcataagtcttcacacaCTTTGTCATAGCAAATCTAAATTAGTGGTTTAAAAACATTACCTTAAGGCCCCTTATACATCAAATAGAGCCTGTCTGTGTCAGTCACAGTAGTTGAGTTGATTTGAATCCTTAtggatgaagaatcaagctgtttTTATCaaatgaagtgaatttgaagcaaaggtcaaaacatgccAAACAAGGAGCTGTCAAAACAACTCTGGGATAATGTTATTCAGAGGCACAGATTTAGGTGAAGATTAtaagaaaatttcaatgtattttgaGTATACTTGGGGTACACTGTCGGGTCTATCATAAGTGGATACAGTTTGGCACTGCCATGATCAAGCAGTTCCAAAATCAGTAGCTGTGAGTTAAGGAAATTGCTGTGGCAGGTCAGTGAGGCTTAAGATTATTTTTAAAGAACAACCCAAGGTCTCTGGCTGAAATTGGGAAAatgttgttccctgtacgtacccggatcagtccagacagtgggttgagcctcctgtccagcagatgcagccagagaaaaactgaaagggtatccttcTAGAgaacagtgctcaccctgcatctcccagtatttctctggctccagcagatgcagacggacgaacctgcggttccctctcCTTAgtgatatttctttatttcttcttgcGAAGACTTCTGTTTTCTCTTCACTGGGTCAAGCAAgtatttctaaaacaaaaaaaaaaaacaggaacaatgaattttcttttctctggagacagttctgtctccagGCTCTTGTAGAGTCCTAGGGGGGGTTTTCCCCTTGAGCAATTCAGCCTAGGTCTCTTTCCCGGTAGCCTAATTCCCTGCctaggggtgatactggtggtccagtcacgcCCCCTCTCTTGCATTGGTGACCCAGAGATGTGACTATTCCCCGGGTCCTTTGCAGAGATGTTTTAATTCTTCTGCTGTGGCACAAACCCTTCAGCCTATTTAgctgtttctcaaaaaaaaaagagagagaaaggagaacttTTGAATTCGGTGTAAAAGTTGGAATAAGGCAGTTCTTCACGGCTCCGTGCCATCTGACAGGGAAAGCAGCGGCTCGAGGCCATTTAGTCGGCTTCCTGCTTCACAGCAGGCAGGCTCAGCTGGTTCATGCGCAGCTGACTTACCGATGCAGAGGTCAGCGTTTTGTCTTGCCTGCAGGGAGCCTGCCTCGTGGCTCTCCCGCGACGGGCTCTGCTTGTACGGAGGGGAGGGACCCTCCGTGGCTCTTTTGAAATAGACGACCTGAGGACAGGTCGGCAAGCATGTGTCCAGGCCGTCGTCCACACACAAAACTGCGGGAACTGTGGCCATTTTGTGCCAGGACCTCGCAGCAGACTCtgtccctcgggggggggggggggaggggagccagaTTTTTGTTGTTTGCCGCCTGACTTAAGCCCTATGGGCTCTCCTGATGCTGATTCTGACCTTCCGAgtggcccctcccccaccccccccaggggCCCGGCAGAGCACAACCTCctttttccccagaatttgtgcTTCTCTTACATAAGTCCTTTTTAGCAAACTTGGAGGTACAGGAGGATCCCACTCTGGGCCCCCCCACCGGCAAAAATCCCTCGTTTGGGTGTTAGCCAGGGCTCTGGCACCCCAGACTCACAGGGTACTACTATGTACAGGACTGTACCCGGTGGGTTGGACCCACCTGACCCTCTTCCTCCTGCTCCGCTGCCCGATCCAAATGCCAACCTGAATCTTTCGCTTGAtaatcccactccctcccccatggAGGGAGATGACCCATGGGTTTTGAGGTTGTTCAAACGCAAGGAGCTGGACCCGCTTATTCCCTTTGTTCTGGATGAACTTGGAATCTATGTGCCCGCGGAAGAGCCCGCCATTGCCTCCACCTCCCGTACCGTTGACCTAGTCCTGGCGGGTCTAAGGGCTCCATCCCGTACatttcccttccatcctatgCTTATGCAGCTTCTGCTCAGGGAATGGGAGTCTCCCGAGTCTGGTCTCCGCGTGGGCAGGgcaatggataagttatatcccctCCCGGCTACAGCTCTTGAAATGCTCAAAGTCACCAAGGTTGATGCTTCGGTGTCTGCTGTCACcaaacgcaccaccattccagttgtAGGGGCCACAGCCTTAAAGGATCTtcaagatcgcaagttggaagtacATCTCAAAAGGATCTTTGAGGTGCTGGCCTTAGGTGTCTGGGTGAAGgtttgtagcagtctcatgcagtgggcaagcctcaggtgggttcaactactcagcacccaggacctcccgtttGCAGAGGCCGAACAAGTGGAGCGGCTCGAAGGTGCGATTGCTTATGGAGCTGGTGCCCTTTATGATCTCCTCTGGGTGCAGGCCCAGGGCTATGGTCTCAGCAGTCTCCGCCAGGCGGCTCCTCTGGCTGCATAACTGGACAGCAGACTCCTCTTCCAAGTCCGTTAGgcactctccccttcaagggtaagttgctttttggggaggatctggaacagcttattaaatccttaggtgataacaaggttcataagctgctgAGGGACTGCCTTAAACAgtcaaaatccttttttccttcgCGCTCTCGATTCAGGGGTCAGCGCAGGTACAACAGAACGTGGGGGACCTCTCAGCTTCCTGCCTCCTTCAGATCGCAggcatggtctcattcctttcgaggaCGTCGACCGTTCCGGAATGGAATCCCCATGGATCCGCCgccaagtcctcacaatgagatgaGGCAGGCCCATTCCTTCGCTCCCGCCTTAGGTGGACGTCTGTCCCTTTTTCTtggggaatgggccaaaatcaccaaggatcagtgggtcctcgacgtgattgACAAAGATTATACGTTACAATTTGCTCGGGACCTTCCCGGCAGCCACCTGATCTCTCCATGCGGCAGTCGAAAACAGCCAGCGGTGTGTCAGACTCTCGACAGGCTCCAGGAACACAGGGCCATAGTCCCTGTTCCCCCAGAGGAACAGGGATtcggccattattccatctacttcatcgtccccaaaaaggacggttccttccaaCCGATTCTGGACCTCGAGTCAACCGGGcgctcaaggttccccattttcggatggaaaccctgagggcggtcattgcggcggttcaCTCCGGTGAGTTCCTGGCTTCACGCAACCTCACAGAGGCTTACTTTCACATCCCGATTCGCAAGGAGCACCAGAAGTATCTTTGCTTCGACATACTGGGCCGGCACTTTCAGTTCCAAGCTCTTCCGTTTGGGCTTGCCTCCGCCCCTCGCAAGTTCACCAAGAGTgaaggtggtggtggcggcttttctccggagggaggggttcttggtccatccctacctggacgattggctcatccgggtgAAGTCGAAGCAGCTGTGTGTGATGGCGGTCAGTCGGGTAGTGTCGGAActcacctccctcgggtggatagtcatcTACTCCAAGAGCAACCTCTTGCCCTCTCAagttctggaatttctgggagctcacttcgacactCGCATGTCCAAGGTCTCCCTGTCCGAGGCCTGTGCACTCAAGCTCATGCAGCAGGTACAGCATCTCTTATCTCTGCCGatacccacggcctgggattacctcaagttctgggctctatggcttccactATAGATCTGGTGCCCTGGGTGTTTGCGCATATGTGTCCTTTGCAGAAAGCTTTACTGGCCCGTTGGAAGCCGGTTTCTAAGGAGTTTCAGGCCCCCCTACCATTTCCTGAGTCTACCATAATCagcttgcagtggtggctttctccCGACCACCTGTCAAGGGGCATGCCCCTGGAGACTCCTCAGTGGATTgtcgtgacaacggatgccagcctctccggctggggagcagtttcagTTCGACTGGCCCTCAGGTTCTTCCTTCCCTTGATCCGTTGCAAAGCGGTGAGAGTCATCtctgacaatgccaccacggtagcttacatcaatcgccaggggggcaccaggagtcgcctggtAGCCCTGGAGGCCAGCCAACTGTTCGCTTGTGCAGAGCGCCATTTGGACCGCCTGGCGGCTTCCCCAATTGCAGGAAAAGAGAATGTTcaggccgacttcctcagtcgtcagcatctcgaccccggagagtgggaattgtcagaCAAGGCGATGGATCTAGTCGTccgcaggtggggggggggttccccactTGGACTTGATGGCCACCCTGAAGAACGTgaaggctccccggttcttcagctgcaggagagAACACTGCTCGGAAggtgtggatgctctggtcctgccctggcccagCGATGTCCTCCTTTACatattccctccttggcctctggtgggaaaagttctcagaagGATAGAACTTCACCACGGGCCGGTCATTCTCATAGCACTGGAGTGACCTGGGAGACCGTGGTTCACGGCCCTCTTAGTCTCGCTCACCTCCACAACCTCCTgcgacaaggtccagtatttttagatcaggcagatcgcttttgtcttgcggcctggcttttgagcaggGGCTACAAGGAGGAAGTGATATCCATGCTGTTGCGGGCCCGTAAAACCTCGACATCTGTCTTATGTTCGGGTTTGGAGGGTGTTGATAATATGTGCATGGAGGCTGGGGTATCGACGTGCAGGGCCCTGGTCTCtggttctttccttccttcagaaCGGACTCTCTAAAAGTTTATCTTTCAACTCCTTGCGGGTTCAGGTTTCGGCTCTCGGCTCCCTCTTGGGCAAGCTGGATGGTTACTCTGTGTCTGCCCATCCGGATGTTGCTCGATTTCTtaagggggctaagcatttgaatCTGCCGGTCCGAGCTACTTGCTCATCTTGGAATCTTAACCTGGTCCTATGGGTTCTCTGCGAAGGCACCTTTTGAACCCCTCCATCGAGCCACGCTCAAGGACCTCACGCTTAAGACGGTGTTCCTCGTGGCTATTTGCACAGCCAGGAgggtttccaagctgcaggctttATCCTGAGCCCATCCTGAGATTCTCTGATTGGGGGGtttctgccaaaggtagtttccTCCTTTCATGTCAAGCAATCAGTGGAGCTCCCTGCTTTTTCTCTGGAGGATATTGCTGGCACGTCGGGTGCTGATCTCCGCTTGGATGTTAAGCGAGTTCTCCTTCAGTACTTGCAGGTTACCAGTGATTTCAGAGTctccgatcatctctttgttttatGGAGTGAGCCTCATAAAGGTCAGAAGACCTCTAAAGccaccattgctcgctggctaaaGAAAGCGATCGCATCGGCGTATCTTTGTCGAGGGCCGGCCGGTCCCAGAGGGACTAaaagcccattctctgcgttcgcaggctacttcttgggcagagagccagttggtttctcctcaggaaatttgcagagcagctacctggaaatctatGCATATGTTTGCTCGGCGTTATTGTCTTGACGTTCTGGCGCCAGTTTTTGGTTCTTTCGGCAGACGTGCTCCAAGCGGGATTGTCTCTGTCCCACCCTAcataggaaagctttggtacatcccacttgtctggactgatcccgggtacgtacagggaaaggaaaattggttcttacctgctaattttcgttcttgtagtaccacagatcagtccagactccctcccTTATTTCTTTTGTCAGTCCGCTCGtagttttttccttttcagctctgGAGAATGCCTTCTTCCTTGCAGAACTTTGATGTATCACAGTGATGAGGCACCGGATGTATCTACCACATAGAcaagagctgttttttttttcttgcactgTTCCATGTTCTCATTATATTAGCCTTGTTGGatttgttacttgcttgatcttattctGGTTCAATTTGCGTTTGTTTTTACACTGCTTTGATAACGCTTATACTGAGGggtgcagggtgagcactgtcctctactaggataccctttcagtttttctctggctccatctgctggacaggaggctcaacccactgtctggactgatccttggtactacagaaacaaaaattagcaggtaagaaccaattttcctactGTTTAATAATTTCAAGATTACtccccaggaatggcctgtatgGGAGGGTGGCAAGAAGAAAGCTACTGTTAAAGAAAATCCATAAGATGCATAAGCATTGTAGAGAACATAGGGCACACTGCGTGTATGAGGGAGAAGGTTTTCTGGTCTGTGGAATTTTTGGTCTCAGTGCCGAGAAGGCTGCAGTTCACAGATGATCCCCAGCCTacttgaaagagcttgagctcttATGCTAAGAAGCATGGACAAAAACTGTACCATCCCCCTGTGCAATGTTGATAGACACTTATTCTGAACAACTCATGGTGATGGTTGCAAAAGTAGCTTCCACCAAGTATTGAATCAAAtggtgtgaagacttatgcaatcaagacttctttttttttttttttttattcttaattacctTTGGAATATTTATAAAATTGTTCATTCACGATAAGAGTATAGCATGTGTTATGTAGAACAAGCTCCTAATttgatgcattttgatttgtattttatatgcagtagaatgtgaaaaatgtacaaaggTGTAAAGGCTTTGATAAGGCACTGTATATCTTGCCCCTCATCGTGTAACCACTCCATTAGATTTCTGCACACCAAATGCATGGTTCTGCATTTTTTCACATTGAATCTGAACTGCCAGGTATTTGCCCAggcctcaagctttcttagatcgcaCATTGTTTTGCATTCTTTCTTGGAAGTGTCCGCTCTGTTGTAGATTTAGCAAAAGAAGATCTTCTGTTCTGAAGGTGTAGATAAAATGAATAGGATGCACGTCAGAGTGATTTCTTATTCTTGGCACTCAGATCCAAAATGAAGCTTTTGGATCCTAGACCTGGGTTAGAGAAGTGGTTTTTCTTTTGGGGCAATGCATAAGTGGGCTGGTGGtgtttgtatatttttatctTGTCTGAAGAGAAGATAAGTAATTGCAGTCAGCCAACAGAGGAAGCAACATTTGGGCAAAGCAGTGGCCTGTGGTCTTAACTTTCCACACAGGAAAGTTCCTTATGgtggtgtttttgttttgtagggCATTCCATCCGTTCAGGAGTTTACACATTCCAGCTTCGCCTGGCCAGTATAAGGATTTACACGACAGGATTGAATTGTACCAACCAGCCTGCGTATGAGTATACACCATGTCTGCTTGCCATGAAGTCAGAGGGCTATGGCTCTTTAGGACTATGTAAATTTGAAGCCACTAAATAGGCAAACTACCCTTTCTGTCTTCTGGAAAGGGAAAGTTGTGTCTATGAGCATTTAATGGGTTATTGCTGGAAAAGAGATCTGATTTTGTTATCTGTGGGTCACAAGTCAGTTTCCCCTACAGTCTGACCTGTCAAATTCCAGAGTATGAGAAGAGCTTACAATGGCAGTTCATTTCTGCTTATAAGCTCAGTAGAGAAGGTTTTTAGGAAGAGTCTGTAATGCCACATTTCCTTGTATGTTGAACTTTAATTGAAGAAAAATACCCTAGCGAGGTCCAGATTTTGAAGTGTCTTAAATAGTACCACAAGATGCTGTCCTCCCTTTTCTTCCATTGTTGAATAGGCCTGCGTTATACTACTCATGTTCTAGAAATTAGAACATTcattgcctgcttgttcctgattttACATGGAATCTGCACCCCAGAGGAAAGAAAATCTCTAAGTTCCAGACTCTGCATATAATTTTCAGTTTCCTTCTATTCTTTGGAGACACACATGAAATTGTTTGAGATTTGTTCTCACTTCTTTTCGCCGCATCCTTTTCCAACATACTGCTAAAATTGCATTATTTTATCTACATGTATCATAGGGAATACACATTATACCACTGCAACTTAAATGTATTTACATAAGCAGAAAAGTGAAAGGAACAGTCATTTATCCTAATCCCTAACAGAGTTCTCACattaaataactttgaaaatcttTATCTTTACTGTGTTTGTATATGTTGGAAGTTTTTCTGGTCTCTTCTTTCCCACTTTATCTCTAGATTTTGGAGGCTACTGGTTGTAAAGTAGGCATGCCACTTTCTTACAACAAATGGGCCTCATACAAATAAGTAAGGGGGAACCTCTGGTATTTCCATAGTGTTCCTTTGAATCTGCTGTACATTCAGAAATTGAAGGAGCTGATGAGATTATAGGCCATTCCAGTTAGAATAATGGTAATGAACCCCCTCTCCCAACATCTGCCTCAGGCAGAGCTTTTTCGGGAATGTGCTGCAAAAGCCAGCAGTTAAAACAATGGTGGTCCTGTGAGTTGGTGCCCCCTATGTGCTTAGACTATTGTGactttaataaaacaaaatcatctctgggttttgttgtttctttaaatatatatgtatttaccCACCCATATTATACAATTacataaatcattttaaaaatgtttcctgtgtgtacccggatcagtccag
It encodes:
- the MBD3 gene encoding methyl-CpG-binding domain protein 3 isoform X3, with amino-acid sequence MERKRWECSALPQGWKREEVTRKSGLSAGKSDVYYYSPSGKKFRSKPQLARYLGSSMDLSTFDFRTGKMLMSKINKNRQRMRYDCSNQAKGKPDLNTALPVRQTASIFKQPVTKVTNHPSNKVKSDPQKAVDQPRQLFWEKKLSGLNAFDIAEELVKTMDLPKGLQGNGVGPGCTDETLLSAIASALHTSTMPITGQLSAAVEKNPGVWLNTSQPLCKAFMVTDEDIRKQEELVQQVRKRLEEALMADMLAHVEEIAKDSEPTIEKEGEDEEDEEDREQDMDGV
- the MBD3 gene encoding methyl-CpG-binding domain protein 3 isoform X4 codes for the protein MERKRWECSALPQGWKREEVTRKSGLSAGKSDVYYYSPSGKKFRSKPQLARYLGSSMDLSTFDFRTGKMLMSKINKNRQRMRYDCSNQAKGKPDLNTALPVRQTASIFKQPVTKVTNHPSNKVKSDPQKAVDQPRQLFWEKKLSGLNAFDIAEELVKTMDLPKGLQGVGPGCTDETLLSAIASALHTSTMPITGQLSAAVEKNPGVWLNTSQPLCKAFMVTDEDIRKQEELVQQVRKRLEEALMADMLAHVEEIAKDSEPTIEKEGEDEEDEEDREQDMDGV
- the MBD3 gene encoding methyl-CpG-binding domain protein 3 isoform X1, with translation MERKRWECSALPQGWKREEVTRKSGLSAGKSDVYYYRESGHKSSPSGKKFRSKPQLARYLGSSMDLSTFDFRTGKMLMSKINKNRQRMRYDCSNQAKGKPDLNTALPVRQTASIFKQPVTKVTNHPSNKVKSDPQKAVDQPRQLFWEKKLSGLNAFDIAEELVKTMDLPKGLQGNGVGPGCTDETLLSAIASALHTSTMPITGQLSAAVEKNPGVWLNTSQPLCKAFMVTDEDIRKQEELVQQVRKRLEEALMADMLAHVEEIAKDSEPTIEKEGEDEEDEEDREQDMDGV
- the MBD3 gene encoding methyl-CpG-binding domain protein 3 isoform X2, with product MERKRWECSALPQGWKREEVTRKSGLSAGKSDVYYYRESGHKSSPSGKKFRSKPQLARYLGSSMDLSTFDFRTGKMLMSKINKNRQRMRYDCSNQAKGKPDLNTALPVRQTASIFKQPVTKVTNHPSNKVKSDPQKAVDQPRQLFWEKKLSGLNAFDIAEELVKTMDLPKGLQGVGPGCTDETLLSAIASALHTSTMPITGQLSAAVEKNPGVWLNTSQPLCKAFMVTDEDIRKQEELVQQVRKRLEEALMADMLAHVEEIAKDSEPTIEKEGEDEEDEEDREQDMDGV